One Streptomyces sp. NBC_00554 DNA segment encodes these proteins:
- a CDS encoding M18 family aminopeptidase, which produces MTIATDRSHNEDLLAFLKDSSSPYHAVAQAARRLEKAGFTELRETEEWTGISGGGFITRAGALVAWYVPEGAPAHTPFRIVGAHTDSPNLRVKPTPDTASAGWRQIAVEIYGGVPLNTWLDRDLGISGRLSLRDGSSALVKIDEPLFRVPQLAIHLDRSVNEGLSLDRQRQTQPIWSLGGQEPGALLRRVAAEADLDPAEILGWDLMLHDIQAPGHLGLEREFLVSSRMDNLVSVHAGVTALTAAADAWSKGAGPTGGFRIPVLAAFDHEECGSGSETGAQSPLLERVLSRSLAARGGSGEDWSRAMAGAFCVSADMSHAVHPNYSERHDPDNHPLPNGGPVVKVNVNQRYATDGTGFAAFVAACERAGVPWQRFVSNNAMGCGTSIGPITAARLGVTTVDVGVPGLSMHSARELVGARDPGHLAGALTEFVTAG; this is translated from the coding sequence GTGACCATCGCCACCGACCGCAGCCACAACGAGGACCTGCTCGCCTTCCTCAAGGACAGTTCCTCGCCCTACCACGCCGTGGCCCAGGCCGCGCGCCGCCTGGAGAAGGCGGGCTTCACCGAGCTGCGGGAAACCGAGGAGTGGACCGGGATCAGCGGGGGCGGCTTCATCACCCGCGCTGGTGCCCTCGTCGCGTGGTACGTCCCCGAGGGCGCGCCCGCGCACACGCCCTTCCGGATCGTCGGAGCGCACACCGACTCCCCCAACCTCCGGGTCAAGCCGACGCCCGACACCGCGTCCGCGGGCTGGCGCCAGATCGCCGTGGAGATCTACGGAGGCGTCCCGCTCAACACCTGGCTCGACCGGGACCTGGGCATCTCGGGGCGGCTCAGCCTGCGTGACGGCAGCTCCGCCCTCGTCAAGATCGACGAACCGCTGTTCCGCGTACCGCAGTTGGCCATCCACCTGGACCGCTCGGTCAACGAGGGCCTGTCGCTCGACCGGCAGCGCCAGACCCAGCCGATCTGGTCCCTGGGCGGGCAAGAGCCGGGCGCACTGCTGCGGAGGGTCGCGGCGGAGGCCGACTTGGACCCCGCGGAGATCCTCGGCTGGGACCTGATGCTGCACGACATCCAGGCGCCCGGTCACCTGGGCCTGGAGCGCGAGTTCCTGGTGTCCTCGCGCATGGACAACCTGGTGTCCGTGCACGCGGGCGTCACGGCGCTCACCGCGGCCGCCGACGCGTGGTCGAAGGGCGCCGGGCCCACGGGCGGTTTCCGGATCCCGGTGCTCGCCGCCTTCGACCACGAGGAGTGCGGCAGCGGCTCGGAGACCGGCGCCCAAAGTCCGCTCCTGGAGCGTGTGTTGAGCCGCTCACTGGCCGCCCGGGGCGGCAGCGGCGAGGACTGGTCACGGGCGATGGCGGGTGCGTTCTGTGTGTCGGCCGATATGTCCCACGCGGTGCACCCCAACTACAGCGAGCGGCACGACCCGGACAACCATCCGCTGCCCAACGGCGGACCTGTGGTGAAGGTCAACGTCAACCAGCGGTATGCCACCGACGGCACCGGCTTCGCCGCCTTCGTGGCCGCCTGTGAGCGGGCCGGAGTGCCGTGGCAGCGGTTCGTGTCCAACAACGCGATGGGCTGCGGCACTTCGATCGGCCCGATCACCGCTGCCCGCCTGGGCGTGACCACGGTCGACGTGGGGGTGCCCGGCCTGTCCATGCACTCGGCGCGCGAGCTGGTCGGTGCCAGGGATCCCGGCCATCTGGCCGGGGCGCTCACCGAGTTCGTCACGGCGGGCTGA
- a CDS encoding thioesterase II family protein: protein MPSRNFVLRGAAPQDAAVRVLIIPHAGAGASSGLAFAEHAPAEWLVATARLPGRESRIREGVPELPGLVADIVATVRSLPGTAPLIVVGVCSGAVVGLEAVRELQRDGSGHVVGLVVVSQWAVTEKPDPGRRLLRDTDDTDQVLDILQEFGGVPESVSANEEMLKLVLPGIVADIRAVEDYSSDPDPLLTCPLLTVFGDEDHLCPEERTAGWSLFSENTRTAWVPGGHMLLTENPAVVVDALAGNLDQFA from the coding sequence GTGCCTTCGAGGAATTTCGTACTCAGGGGCGCCGCACCGCAGGACGCGGCAGTGCGGGTGCTGATCATTCCGCATGCCGGTGCCGGGGCGTCGAGCGGTCTGGCCTTCGCGGAGCACGCTCCGGCCGAGTGGCTGGTGGCGACGGCCCGGCTGCCGGGGAGGGAGTCGCGCATCCGGGAGGGCGTCCCGGAGCTGCCCGGCCTGGTGGCGGACATCGTGGCGACGGTCCGTTCGCTGCCCGGTACGGCCCCGCTGATCGTCGTCGGAGTGTGTTCCGGCGCGGTCGTCGGCCTGGAGGCGGTGCGCGAACTTCAGCGTGACGGCAGCGGCCATGTGGTGGGCCTCGTGGTCGTCTCGCAGTGGGCAGTCACCGAGAAGCCCGATCCCGGGCGCCGTCTGCTGCGCGACACGGACGACACGGATCAAGTGCTGGACATTCTCCAGGAGTTCGGCGGCGTCCCGGAATCCGTCTCGGCCAACGAGGAGATGCTCAAGCTCGTTCTGCCGGGAATCGTGGCGGACATCCGTGCCGTCGAGGACTACTCGTCGGATCCGGACCCGCTCCTCACCTGCCCGCTCCTCACCGTGTTCGGGGACGAGGACCACCTGTGTCCCGAGGAACGGACCGCCGGCTGGTCCCTGTTCAGCGAGAACACCCGCACCGCCTGGGTGCCCGGCGGTCACATGCTGCTGACGGAGAACCCCGCCGTGGTGGTGGACGCCCTTGCCGGCAATCTCGACCAGTTCGCGTGA
- a CDS encoding amino acid adenylation domain-containing protein has translation MTTAPLDSHHRIDALLLERWDRDPALPALVSGDTVLTMGELKERVLRAAAALRARGVGPGDRVVVYHERSVDFVVAMLGVVFAGAAHAAIDVNDPLRRTLRTIDDCAPRALMTSPALRSRFSGMPGFVVVTDEEYAVRRPTPPAPPVTASGEDPAVVIYTSGSTGRPKASLISHRALVSRLMALQSTHRMDEHDRMIHHTVCSFDMYLCELYWPLLAGAAVVIAAPGRQRDADYLAALIRDHRITTFYCVVSLLELFLLTRDPAERYDGIRQVLTGGESLSPELVKRFHARSTASLTNLYGPSECTIYCTAWVCPRDPDLDTVLIGSAIQDTELWILDEAGAPVAYGEPGELHIGGAGLALGYLHRPELTAERFITSPALSPDSRLYRSGDLVRARPDGALEFLGRVDRQVKIRGIRIELGEIEATAVRCAGVRQAAVVAHGSGYEKRLAAYVVAEEGAESLGLPSAVRQTLRTWLPPYMVPTAIEAVDSLPLTANGKLDRLLLEDWTAQRAAVPVPATGPVPAAVPMPAAVAHGTVGAAAGADVSTVTVVAGASVETVVAEVWCEALGTPGIGPDDDFFDLGGDSFKVVQVVESLRHRLGADIPLAALLHEPTVAGFAAELRRLMDMDTDMATHTDTDQEPAS, from the coding sequence ATGACGACTGCGCCATTGGATTCCCACCACCGGATCGACGCCCTCCTGCTGGAGCGGTGGGACCGTGACCCGGCTCTCCCCGCGCTCGTGTCCGGCGACACCGTGCTCACCATGGGCGAGTTGAAGGAACGGGTCCTGCGTGCCGCGGCCGCGCTGCGCGCGCGGGGTGTGGGGCCCGGGGACCGCGTCGTCGTCTACCACGAGCGGTCCGTCGACTTCGTGGTGGCCATGCTGGGCGTGGTGTTCGCGGGCGCCGCCCATGCGGCGATCGACGTGAACGACCCACTGCGGCGCACGCTCCGTACGATCGACGACTGCGCACCCCGGGCCCTGATGACCAGCCCCGCGCTGCGCTCGCGGTTCAGTGGGATGCCGGGCTTCGTGGTGGTCACGGACGAGGAGTACGCCGTACGACGGCCGACGCCCCCTGCGCCGCCGGTGACCGCGTCGGGCGAGGACCCCGCGGTCGTCATCTACACCTCCGGTTCCACCGGCCGCCCCAAGGCCTCGCTGATCAGTCATCGCGCGCTCGTCTCACGGCTGATGGCCCTGCAGTCCACGCACCGCATGGACGAGCACGACCGGATGATCCACCACACGGTGTGCAGCTTCGACATGTATCTCTGCGAGCTGTACTGGCCGTTGCTGGCGGGGGCCGCCGTCGTCATCGCGGCACCGGGCCGCCAACGCGACGCCGACTATCTCGCCGCGCTGATCCGGGACCACCGGATCACGACGTTCTACTGCGTCGTGTCCCTGCTCGAACTCTTTCTGCTGACACGTGACCCGGCGGAACGGTACGACGGCATCCGGCAGGTGCTCACCGGCGGGGAGTCGCTCAGCCCCGAGCTGGTCAAGCGCTTCCACGCACGTTCCACCGCCTCGCTCACCAATCTGTACGGCCCCAGCGAGTGCACCATCTACTGCACCGCCTGGGTGTGCCCGCGCGATCCCGACCTGGACACCGTGCTGATCGGATCCGCCATCCAGGACACCGAGTTGTGGATCCTCGACGAGGCGGGCGCTCCGGTCGCCTATGGGGAACCGGGCGAGCTCCACATCGGCGGCGCCGGCCTCGCGCTGGGCTATCTGCACCGGCCCGAACTCACGGCGGAACGCTTCATCACCTCCCCGGCGTTGAGCCCGGACAGCCGGCTCTACCGGTCCGGTGACCTGGTCAGAGCCCGTCCCGACGGCGCTCTCGAGTTCCTGGGCCGCGTGGACCGCCAGGTGAAGATCCGGGGCATCCGTATCGAGCTCGGGGAGATCGAGGCAACCGCGGTGCGCTGCGCGGGAGTTCGGCAGGCGGCGGTCGTCGCCCACGGCTCGGGGTACGAGAAGCGGCTGGCCGCGTATGTGGTGGCCGAGGAGGGCGCGGAGTCACTGGGGCTGCCCTCGGCCGTACGTCAAACCTTGCGCACCTGGCTTCCGCCCTACATGGTGCCGACGGCCATCGAGGCGGTCGACAGCCTGCCCCTGACGGCCAACGGCAAGCTGGACCGGCTGCTCCTCGAGGACTGGACGGCGCAGCGGGCGGCCGTTCCCGTGCCTGCGACCGGTCCCGTGCCTGCGGCCGTTCCCATGCCTGCGGCGGTGGCGCACGGCACGGTCGGGGCGGCCGCCGGTGCGGACGTCTCCACGGTCACGGTGGTAGCCGGTGCGTCCGTGGAGACCGTCGTGGCCGAGGTGTGGTGCGAGGCGCTCGGGACCCCCGGCATCGGCCCCGACGACGACTTCTTCGACCTGGGCGGCGACTCGTTCAAGGTGGTCCAGGTGGTCGAGAGTCTGCGCCACCGGCTGGGGGCGGACATTCCGCTGGCGGCGCTGCTGCACGAGCCGACGGTGGCCGGTTTCGCCGCGGAACTGCGGCGCCTCATGGACATGGATACGGACATGGCCACCCATACGGATACGGATCAGGAGCCCGCGAGTTGA
- a CDS encoding argininosuccinate synthase-related protein, which translates to MNPLGSTPGPRPGRPGLIRSFADLTSERFDRGRPVVTLFSGGLDSSYLLHRLAKAGFTDIHAVSVDLGAGEDPDDLRLVTDRLSVRLHVVDGRELFADEYVRPAIAAQAVYLDTHPVSSSLSRPLIAKLAMDIAVGLGAWGVLHTANRSQNTLRRLNGALGLLGYQGHYGSPYDLDPVDRDQKARELEEIGLFHMSKRVASIDANLWCREFESGVLDDPEEHTVPEHLYRWSVREDGIPDETVEIGFAEGVPVSVDGTRLPLHLLVTALNRRAGAHGIGRYSGLEHLPGGQKVLELREMPAAALLLKTYRHLETATLDAETIREKMHIEQIWVREALEGRWFGELRQASQSFVDSCAARVTGTVRWRLRPGSAETQSIVAASPRYVRSREDWERESIRADGSYGL; encoded by the coding sequence TTGAACCCTTTGGGAAGCACCCCCGGCCCCCGCCCCGGGCGTCCCGGCCTCATCCGTTCCTTCGCCGATCTCACCTCCGAGCGGTTCGACCGGGGGCGTCCCGTGGTCACGCTCTTCAGCGGTGGCCTGGACAGCAGCTATCTCCTCCACCGGCTGGCGAAGGCCGGCTTCACCGACATCCACGCGGTGAGCGTCGACCTGGGCGCCGGTGAGGACCCGGACGATCTGCGGCTCGTGACCGATCGGCTCTCCGTACGTCTTCATGTCGTCGACGGGCGGGAGTTGTTCGCGGACGAGTACGTCCGCCCGGCGATCGCCGCGCAGGCCGTCTATCTGGACACGCATCCGGTCAGCTCGTCACTCAGCAGGCCCCTCATCGCGAAGCTGGCCATGGACATCGCGGTCGGCCTGGGCGCCTGGGGAGTGCTGCACACGGCCAACCGCTCGCAGAACACCCTGCGCAGACTCAACGGGGCACTGGGACTGCTCGGTTATCAGGGCCACTACGGAAGCCCGTACGACCTCGACCCGGTGGACCGTGACCAGAAGGCCAGGGAGCTCGAGGAGATCGGGCTCTTCCACATGAGCAAACGGGTCGCCAGCATCGACGCGAACCTGTGGTGCCGGGAGTTCGAGTCCGGTGTGCTGGACGATCCCGAGGAGCACACCGTTCCGGAGCACCTGTACCGCTGGAGCGTGCGGGAGGACGGGATCCCGGACGAGACGGTCGAGATCGGTTTCGCCGAGGGTGTGCCCGTCTCCGTCGACGGCACGCGCCTCCCGCTGCATCTGCTGGTCACCGCGCTCAACCGCCGGGCCGGCGCCCATGGAATCGGCCGCTACAGCGGGCTCGAACATCTCCCCGGCGGTCAGAAGGTGCTCGAACTCCGCGAGATGCCTGCCGCCGCACTGCTCCTGAAGACCTACCGCCACCTGGAGACGGCGACGCTGGACGCGGAGACCATCCGGGAGAAGATGCACATCGAACAGATCTGGGTGCGCGAGGCGCTCGAAGGGCGCTGGTTCGGGGAACTGCGGCAGGCGAGCCAGTCGTTCGTGGACTCCTGTGCCGCCCGGGTGACGGGAACCGTACGTTGGCGCCTGCGGCCGGGCTCGGCGGAGACGCAGTCCATCGTCGCCGCCTCTCCGCGCTATGTGCGCAGCCGCGAGGACTGGGAAAGGGAGTCGATCCGCGCCGACGGTTCGTACGGTCTGTAG
- a CDS encoding VWA domain-containing protein gives MTEQTTEHTPRADSEENRRQIQYWRLLARLFDHEEQPALESGSLAVVEDLGLPPALLDPGASIDSIVQRHPELAAEFDGLMAPEPDGVDAGARDRAAEVRRAALVSKVLLNVFASGSGTVTAGQLARWQSDAGWLERALGCRPGELRGGRAGGGAGAGSMLIPGFGPELGAIEADLVKRMHLREVLADPKLAAQLTPSMSLIEQLLRDKSNLSGVALANAKSLIRRFVDDVAEVLRTQVEKATAGDLDRSVPPKRVFRNLDLDRTIWKNLTNWSPEEERLYVDRLYYRHTARKTMPQRLIVVVDQSGSMVDSMVNCTILASIFAGLPKVDVHLIAYDTQALDLTPWVHDPFETLLRTKLGGGNDGPVAMAMARPKITEPRNTVMVWISDFYEFDRSQPLFEGIEAVHRSGVKFIPVGSVTSSGRQEVNPWFRERFKTLGTPVLSGHIRKLVHELKTFLA, from the coding sequence ATGACCGAGCAGACGACCGAACACACACCCCGGGCGGACTCCGAGGAGAACCGCCGGCAGATCCAGTACTGGCGGCTCCTCGCCCGCCTCTTCGACCACGAGGAGCAGCCCGCCCTGGAATCGGGGAGCCTCGCCGTCGTCGAGGACCTAGGTCTGCCGCCCGCGTTGCTGGACCCGGGGGCCTCCATCGACTCGATCGTGCAGCGCCATCCGGAGCTGGCCGCCGAGTTCGACGGTCTGATGGCGCCAGAGCCCGACGGCGTCGACGCCGGTGCCCGCGACCGGGCCGCCGAAGTACGGCGCGCGGCACTGGTGTCGAAGGTGCTGCTCAACGTCTTCGCCTCCGGTTCCGGCACGGTCACCGCCGGGCAGCTGGCCCGCTGGCAGTCCGACGCGGGATGGCTGGAGCGCGCGCTCGGCTGCCGGCCAGGCGAGCTGCGCGGCGGCCGCGCGGGCGGAGGCGCCGGAGCGGGCAGCATGCTGATCCCGGGTTTCGGCCCCGAACTTGGCGCCATCGAGGCCGATCTCGTCAAGCGGATGCACCTGCGCGAGGTGCTGGCCGACCCCAAGCTCGCCGCGCAGCTGACCCCGAGCATGTCGCTGATCGAGCAGCTGCTGCGGGACAAGAGCAACCTCTCCGGCGTCGCCCTGGCCAACGCCAAGTCCTTGATCCGCCGTTTCGTCGACGACGTCGCCGAAGTGCTCCGCACCCAGGTGGAGAAGGCCACGGCGGGCGACCTGGACCGCTCCGTCCCGCCCAAGCGGGTGTTCCGCAATCTCGACCTCGACCGCACGATCTGGAAGAACCTCACCAACTGGAGCCCGGAGGAGGAGCGGTTGTACGTCGACCGGCTCTACTACCGGCACACCGCCCGCAAGACGATGCCCCAGCGGCTGATCGTCGTCGTGGACCAGTCGGGTTCGATGGTCGACTCGATGGTGAACTGCACGATCCTGGCGTCGATCTTCGCCGGGCTGCCGAAGGTCGACGTCCACCTGATCGCGTACGACACACAGGCGCTCGACCTCACGCCCTGGGTGCACGACCCCTTCGAGACCCTGCTGCGCACCAAACTCGGCGGCGGCAACGACGGGCCCGTCGCGATGGCCATGGCCCGACCGAAGATCACGGAGCCGCGGAACACCGTGATGGTGTGGATCTCGGACTTCTACGAATTCGACCGCTCCCAGCCACTGTTCGAGGGCATCGAGGCGGTTCACCGCTCCGGGGTGAAGTTCATCCCGGTCGGATCGGTGACCAGCTCGGGCCGCCAGGAGGTCAACCCCTGGTTCCGTGAGCGCTTCAAGACCCTCGGCACGCCGGTGCTCTCCGGACACATCCGCAAGCTCGTCCACGAGCTCAAGACGTTTCTCGCCTAG
- a CDS encoding AAA family ATPase — MSELLRAPAEIKYAEELDWLESVDDNPKPFSWRLSPKMIRLFILGSERSDGLDREVAQKWFGDRSLVERSIVTLASDRGLLLIGDPGTGKSWLAELLAAAISRNSTLVVQGTAGTTEDHIKYSWNVSMVIAKGQSRESMIPSPIMTAMETGAIGRFEELTRSTSDVQDALISILSEKYVSVPELDSDSIVFAKPGFSIIATANSRDRGVNDLSSALKRRFNFVRIPVVTNKKSEAEIVRFRTEELLRRHQIELEVPPTLLDVLLQSFADLRASASAAGSDDEKLESALSTAEQIGVLEDAILHGNFFGERALTARALASSLVGSLARREPEDLAILNKYLHGVVEPRSKEEGGSWPEFLEGGRDAIATLS, encoded by the coding sequence ATGTCCGAGCTGTTGCGCGCCCCCGCCGAGATCAAGTACGCCGAGGAGCTGGACTGGCTGGAGTCCGTCGACGACAACCCCAAGCCCTTCTCCTGGCGGCTGTCGCCGAAGATGATCCGGCTGTTCATCCTGGGTTCCGAGCGCTCCGACGGCCTGGACCGGGAGGTCGCGCAGAAGTGGTTCGGCGACCGCAGTCTCGTCGAGCGCTCCATCGTCACACTGGCCTCCGACCGCGGTCTGCTGCTCATCGGCGACCCCGGCACCGGCAAGAGCTGGCTGGCCGAGCTGCTGGCCGCCGCGATCAGCCGTAACTCCACGCTGGTCGTGCAGGGGACGGCCGGTACGACCGAGGACCACATCAAGTACTCCTGGAACGTGTCCATGGTGATCGCCAAGGGCCAGTCGCGGGAGTCGATGATCCCCTCGCCGATCATGACCGCGATGGAGACCGGCGCGATCGGCCGTTTCGAGGAACTCACCCGCTCCACCAGCGACGTCCAGGACGCGCTGATCTCGATCCTGTCCGAGAAGTACGTCTCGGTTCCCGAACTCGACAGCGACAGCATCGTCTTCGCCAAGCCCGGTTTCTCGATCATCGCCACCGCCAACAGCCGCGACCGGGGCGTCAACGACCTGTCGTCGGCGCTCAAGCGCCGCTTCAACTTCGTCCGCATCCCGGTGGTGACGAACAAGAAGAGCGAGGCGGAGATCGTCCGCTTCCGCACCGAGGAACTGCTGCGCCGCCACCAGATCGAGCTGGAGGTGCCGCCGACGCTGCTCGACGTGCTGCTGCAGAGCTTCGCCGACCTGCGCGCCTCGGCGTCCGCGGCCGGCAGTGACGACGAGAAGCTGGAGTCGGCGCTGTCCACCGCCGAGCAGATCGGGGTGCTCGAGGACGCGATCCTGCACGGCAACTTCTTCGGCGAACGCGCCCTGACCGCCCGTGCGCTGGCCTCCTCGCTCGTCGGGTCGCTGGCCCGGCGCGAACCCGAGGACCTGGCCATCCTCAACAAGTACCTGCACGGTGTCGTCGAGCCGCGCAGCAAGGAAGAGGGCGGCTCCTGGCCGGAATTCCTGGAGGGCGGCCGCGACGCGATCGCCACCCTGTCATGA
- a CDS encoding right-handed parallel beta-helix repeat-containing protein has translation MRSGSTALLTCLTALGAALTAASPAQAAPTTYYVDCSAAADGTGGSSSPYNSLTSVNALTLTAGDQVLLRRGTACSGQLAPDATGTASAPVVIGAYGSGDKPAVNADGAVNAVLLDNTPYITVQDLELTADGDNTAYRRGVYVHAADAGVVSGITLQRLDIHDVRGVLPATVSGNYHGTGKYANATGGIVIEAQGTTTPTAFADTRILDNEIHSVDREGIYTWSNWCKRDQLAAFWQDTLCFADWKASTGLVVRGNDLRDIGGDGIVAKGQDGALIEHNKVTGFNERAGSVNIGIWTANSDNGLFQYNEVSGGNTTKDGQSYDVDHSTSGTVFQYNLSHDNDGGFFLICPYDTPVTDFTIRYNISVNDRTRTFQVCSGEIDNGDIYNNTISVGTGLSPVFLTESTSDPLDLAFTNNIVRKSGSGSVSWNYSDANVTFDHNAFHGLTAPAAATNTVTTAPGLVAPGLRDPHGYRLITGYGTLGTGAVVAGNGGLDYYGNAVSSTTAPNIGAYGGSGTTTPLVTDLFDTLSSTWTTTGTASVVTDPSGDLGNSARLTGTSTLTRTIGGTTTRRVSALVRSDSPSTPVAVEVLNSSGTVVATASQSDTTAGEWHRVELSAPSTATMLRVRATSPGLSYVDDVIVQPVG, from the coding sequence ATGCGTTCCGGAAGCACCGCCCTGCTGACCTGCCTGACGGCCCTCGGCGCGGCCCTCACCGCCGCCTCACCGGCCCAGGCCGCCCCCACCACGTACTACGTGGACTGCTCCGCCGCCGCCGACGGCACCGGCGGCTCCTCTTCCCCGTACAACTCCCTGACCTCGGTCAACGCCCTCACCCTCACGGCCGGTGACCAGGTTCTCCTGCGGCGCGGCACCGCCTGCTCGGGCCAGCTCGCCCCGGACGCCACCGGCACCGCTTCTGCCCCGGTCGTCATCGGCGCCTACGGCAGCGGTGACAAGCCGGCGGTCAACGCGGACGGCGCGGTCAACGCCGTACTCCTCGACAACACCCCGTACATCACCGTCCAGGACCTGGAGTTGACGGCGGACGGCGACAACACGGCGTACCGGCGCGGGGTTTACGTCCACGCGGCGGACGCGGGCGTCGTCAGCGGCATCACGCTGCAACGGCTCGACATCCATGACGTACGCGGTGTGCTGCCCGCGACGGTCAGCGGGAACTATCACGGCACCGGAAAGTACGCGAACGCCACCGGCGGCATCGTCATCGAGGCGCAGGGCACCACCACGCCGACGGCCTTCGCGGACACGCGCATTCTCGACAACGAGATCCACTCCGTGGACCGCGAGGGCATCTACACCTGGTCCAACTGGTGCAAGCGGGACCAGCTCGCCGCCTTCTGGCAGGACACCCTGTGCTTCGCCGACTGGAAGGCCTCGACCGGTCTGGTCGTCCGCGGCAACGACCTGCGTGACATCGGCGGAGACGGCATCGTCGCCAAGGGCCAGGACGGCGCGCTCATCGAGCACAACAAGGTCACCGGCTTCAACGAGCGCGCGGGCAGCGTGAACATCGGCATCTGGACCGCCAACAGCGACAACGGCCTCTTCCAGTACAACGAGGTGTCCGGGGGCAACACGACCAAGGACGGCCAGTCCTACGACGTCGACCACTCCACGTCCGGCACGGTCTTCCAGTACAACCTCTCCCACGACAACGACGGCGGCTTCTTCCTCATCTGCCCGTACGACACTCCGGTCACCGACTTCACGATCCGCTACAACATCTCGGTCAACGACCGCACCCGCACCTTCCAGGTGTGCTCCGGCGAGATCGACAACGGCGACATCTACAACAACACGATCTCCGTGGGCACCGGCCTCAGCCCGGTCTTCCTCACCGAGTCCACCTCGGACCCGCTCGACCTGGCCTTCACCAACAACATCGTCCGCAAGTCCGGCTCGGGATCGGTGAGTTGGAACTACTCCGACGCCAACGTCACCTTCGACCACAACGCCTTCCACGGCCTGACGGCACCGGCGGCGGCGACCAACACGGTCACCACCGCACCGGGTCTCGTCGCCCCCGGCCTCCGCGATCCGCACGGCTACCGTCTCATCACGGGGTACGGAACACTCGGCACCGGCGCGGTGGTCGCCGGCAACGGGGGACTGGACTACTACGGCAACGCGGTCTCCTCGACAACCGCCCCGAACATCGGGGCGTACGGCGGCAGCGGTACGACGACCCCCCTGGTGACCGACCTCTTCGACACGCTGTCGTCGACCTGGACCACAACGGGTACCGCATCCGTGGTCACGGACCCCTCGGGAGATCTGGGCAACTCGGCCCGCCTGACAGGTACTTCGACCCTGACCCGCACCATCGGCGGCACCACCACACGCCGCGTCTCCGCCCTCGTACGCTCCGACTCCCCGTCCACGCCCGTCGCCGTCGAGGTCCTCAACTCCTCGGGCACGGTCGTCGCCACCGCCTCGCAGTCCGACACCACGGCGGGGGAGTGGCACCGCGTGGAGCTGTCCGCACCGTCGACGGCGACGATGCTGCGGGTTCGGGCGACGTCGCCGGGGTTGTCATACGTGGATGACGTGATCGTGCAGCCGGTGGGTTGA
- a CDS encoding SDR family NAD(P)-dependent oxidoreductase produces the protein MTVAVVTGAARGIGRAIATELADRGHMVVAVDILESVREAATERIRPVVVDLADSDAPERILDGACGVLGGVPGNPDGAPGAHDGAPGILVNCAFAEERSALLDSTESGWGLTFDVSLHAAVRLSKAFAARLIAEERPGAIVNMASVHAQFAATGFGAYSAAKAGLVAFTRTAAHEWGPHGIRVNAVAPGLVMVERNAQLADDPEEFAARVRPYPLRRAGLPHEVARAVAFLAGDDASFVTGAVLPVDGGLSARTPEVDL, from the coding sequence ATGACTGTCGCTGTTGTCACTGGTGCGGCTCGCGGAATCGGGCGCGCCATCGCCACCGAACTCGCCGACCGCGGGCACATGGTCGTCGCCGTCGACATCCTGGAGTCCGTACGGGAGGCGGCCACCGAGCGGATCAGGCCGGTGGTCGTCGACCTCGCCGACTCCGACGCGCCCGAGCGCATCCTCGACGGCGCCTGCGGGGTGCTCGGTGGTGTTCCCGGGAACCCTGACGGCGCTCCCGGTGCTCACGACGGCGCTCCCGGGATTCTCGTCAACTGCGCCTTTGCCGAAGAGCGTTCGGCCCTCCTCGACAGTACGGAGTCCGGCTGGGGGCTCACCTTCGACGTCAGCCTGCACGCGGCCGTCCGGCTCTCGAAGGCCTTCGCCGCCCGGCTGATCGCCGAGGAGAGGCCGGGTGCCATCGTCAACATGGCTTCCGTACATGCTCAGTTCGCGGCCACCGGGTTCGGCGCGTACTCCGCCGCCAAGGCCGGGCTCGTCGCCTTCACCCGGACCGCCGCGCACGAATGGGGCCCGCACGGCATCCGCGTCAACGCGGTCGCGCCGGGGCTCGTCATGGTCGAGCGCAATGCCCAACTGGCCGATGACCCCGAAGAGTTCGCCGCGCGGGTCCGGCCCTATCCGCTGCGCCGGGCCGGTCTGCCGCACGAGGTGGCCCGGGCCGTCGCGTTCCTCGCCGGGGACGACGCCTCGTTCGTCACCGGTGCCGTACTGCCCGTCGACGGCGGCCTGTCCGCCCGTACCCCGGAGGTAGACCTGTGA